The following coding sequences are from one Ancylobacter sp. TS-1 window:
- the dgcA gene encoding N-acetyl-D-Glu racemase DgcA encodes MTRIKVLAESFPIRGSFTIARGSKSEAVVVRVELRDGAHVGQGECVPYARYGESVAGVVETLIALAGRIEAGLRRDELQLTLPPGAARNALDCAFWDLDAKRAGVRAHELAGLPAPGPALTAFTISLDTPQAMAEAARASGHDLLKLKLGTEGDRARLRAVRDAVPGTRLIVDANEGWTVENIAENLAACARAGVELVEQPLPAARDAALADIPHPVPICADESAHGLDGLPDLIGRYDALNIKLDKTGGLTEAIELARAAQAHGLDIMVGCMVATSLAMAPAMLLAPLARFVDLDGPLLLAQDRAPALRYEGSVVYPPDPALWG; translated from the coding sequence ATGACCCGCATCAAGGTCCTTGCCGAGAGCTTCCCGATTCGCGGCAGCTTCACCATCGCCCGCGGCTCGAAGAGCGAGGCCGTCGTGGTGCGGGTCGAACTGCGCGACGGCGCCCATGTCGGCCAGGGCGAATGCGTGCCCTATGCGCGCTATGGCGAGAGCGTCGCCGGAGTCGTCGAGACGCTCATCGCCCTCGCCGGCCGCATCGAGGCCGGCCTGCGCCGCGACGAGCTTCAGCTCACCCTGCCGCCCGGCGCGGCGCGCAACGCGCTCGATTGCGCCTTCTGGGACCTCGACGCGAAACGCGCCGGCGTGCGCGCCCATGAGCTTGCCGGGCTCCCCGCGCCCGGGCCGGCGCTCACCGCCTTCACGATCAGCCTCGACACGCCGCAGGCCATGGCCGAGGCCGCCCGCGCCAGCGGCCATGACCTTCTCAAGCTCAAGCTGGGCACTGAGGGCGACAGGGCGCGCCTGCGCGCGGTGCGCGACGCCGTGCCAGGCACCCGGCTGATCGTCGACGCCAATGAGGGCTGGACGGTCGAGAACATCGCCGAGAACCTCGCCGCCTGCGCGCGGGCCGGTGTCGAGCTGGTCGAGCAGCCGCTGCCGGCGGCGCGGGACGCCGCGCTGGCCGACATCCCCCATCCGGTGCCGATCTGCGCCGATGAAAGCGCGCATGGGCTGGACGGCCTGCCCGACCTCATCGGCCGCTACGACGCGCTCAACATCAAGCTGGACAAGACCGGCGGCCTCACCGAAGCCATCGAACTGGCCCGCGCCGCCCAGGCGCACGGCCTCGACATCATGGTCGGCTGCATGGTCGCCACCTCGCTCGCCATGGCCCCGGCCATGCTGCTGGCCCCGCTGGCGCGCTTCGTCGATCTCGACGGGCCACTGCTGCTGGCGCAGGACCGCGCGCCGGCGCTGCGCTACGAGGGCAGCGTGGTCTATCCGCCCGATCCGGCGCTGTGGGGCTGA
- a CDS encoding outer membrane protein encodes MKRSLLLGAAALLATTAGTYAADMPYPTKAPDMVAMVPAFSWTGLYLGGNAGYGWGTTDSDNNALFDAGPDYTPGVGFYPGANQSMDLNGWVAGGQIGYNYQLENNWVVGVEADFQWTGAENDSDLLSSVNGPYFQNSGELEWFGTVRARLGYAFDRLLVYGTGGFAYGKVSASSTVAAAPGGIPLWETATSGSDDSVLTGWTIGGGLEYALTDNWILRGEYLYVDLGSSSLTLPLAGTGGSYINTDASVTQNIVRAAISYKF; translated from the coding sequence ATGAAACGCTCGCTGCTTCTCGGCGCCGCTGCCCTGCTCGCCACCACGGCCGGCACCTACGCCGCAGACATGCCCTATCCCACCAAGGCGCCCGACATGGTGGCCATGGTCCCCGCCTTCTCGTGGACCGGCCTCTATCTCGGCGGCAATGCCGGCTATGGCTGGGGCACGACCGACTCCGACAACAACGCGCTGTTCGATGCCGGCCCGGACTACACGCCCGGCGTCGGGTTCTATCCCGGCGCGAACCAGAGCATGGACCTCAACGGCTGGGTGGCCGGCGGCCAGATCGGCTACAACTACCAGCTTGAAAACAACTGGGTGGTCGGCGTCGAGGCGGACTTCCAGTGGACCGGCGCTGAGAACGACAGCGACCTGCTCTCATCCGTCAACGGCCCCTATTTCCAGAACAGCGGCGAGCTCGAATGGTTCGGCACGGTGCGCGCCCGCCTCGGCTATGCCTTCGATCGCCTGCTGGTCTACGGTACCGGCGGCTTCGCCTATGGCAAGGTCTCGGCGAGCAGCACGGTGGCGGCGGCCCCCGGCGGCATTCCGCTCTGGGAAACCGCGACGTCGGGCTCGGACGACTCGGTGCTGACCGGCTGGACCATCGGCGGCGGCCTCGAATATGCGCTGACCGACAACTGGATCCTGCGCGGCGAGTATCTCTATGTCGACCTCGGTTCGAGCAGCCTGACCCTGCCGCTGGCCGGCACCGGCGGCAGCTACATCAACACCGATGCCTCGGTGACGCAGAACATCGTGCGCGCGGCGATCAGCTACAAGTTCTGA
- a CDS encoding ABC-type transport auxiliary lipoprotein family protein: MSFSNTYRRLAGCAAAMALALALGGCGSILSGGDKAVPTFDLSAPADFNAPRRGAGLLVIGPPTALQVLDTARIVVEPAPGQITYLDNAQWSDRLPALFQARLIEAFENGNRGRSVGRAGEGLSPDYILLSDLRAFGLRTFDGGTQAVVEVSVKIVGNSSGRIVAAQVFRASVPAASTSGTNATQALDMASDEVFVQIVRWASSRF; this comes from the coding sequence GTGAGCTTCAGCAACACCTATCGCAGGCTGGCCGGCTGCGCGGCCGCAATGGCGCTCGCCCTTGCGCTGGGCGGCTGCGGCTCGATTCTGTCGGGTGGCGACAAGGCGGTGCCGACCTTCGACCTGAGCGCGCCGGCGGATTTCAACGCGCCGCGCCGTGGCGCCGGCCTGCTCGTCATCGGCCCGCCGACCGCGCTGCAGGTGCTCGACACCGCGCGCATCGTCGTCGAGCCGGCGCCGGGCCAGATCACCTATCTCGACAATGCGCAGTGGAGCGACCGGCTGCCGGCGCTGTTCCAGGCGCGGCTGATCGAAGCTTTCGAGAACGGCAACCGGGGGCGTTCGGTTGGCCGGGCGGGCGAGGGGCTGAGCCCCGACTACATCCTGCTGTCGGACCTGCGCGCCTTCGGCCTGCGCACCTTCGACGGCGGCACCCAGGCGGTGGTCGAGGTATCGGTGAAGATCGTCGGCAACAGCTCGGGCCGCATCGTCGCGGCGCAGGTGTTCCGCGCCAGCGTGCCCGCCGCCTCGACCAGCGGCACCAATGCCACCCAGGCGCTCGACATGGCTTCCGACGAGGTGTTCGTGCAGATCGTGCGCTGGGCGTCGAGCCGGTTCTGA
- a CDS encoding MlaD family protein, with product METRANYTIIGLFTLAIVAAGFVFVWWFTGSNSRGPRTSYDVVFSGVVSGLQTGSSVTFNGIPVGEVTGLRLDTQDPRKVVATIAVQPGTPIKSDTRATLDSQILTGLSSVGLVGGSNEATPLPAPPEGELPRIDANTSAVQDLVRTAREVLGRVNDIATRVDDLVRANDTKIASVIDNVDKFTAALGQNAGNIDTFLKETGGAAQRISTLADNLNKVVVSLDPTKVGSTVDDVAKFSAQLDGMALKFNSILDNVAAMTTSEEGKGMFNEITSAAAEIRKLAVNLDTRTAELSVNLNKFTGPGLRQYEALAVDGRRTLGEIERVFRNFERNPRQFIFGGSNVPNYTGR from the coding sequence ATGGAAACACGCGCCAACTACACCATCATCGGCCTGTTCACCCTCGCCATCGTCGCGGCGGGCTTCGTCTTCGTCTGGTGGTTCACCGGATCGAACAGCCGCGGGCCGCGCACCTCCTATGACGTGGTGTTCTCCGGCGTCGTCAGCGGCCTGCAGACCGGCTCGTCGGTGACGTTCAACGGCATCCCGGTCGGCGAGGTGACGGGGCTGCGCCTCGACACGCAGGACCCGCGCAAGGTGGTCGCCACCATCGCCGTGCAGCCGGGCACTCCGATCAAGTCCGACACGCGGGCAACGCTCGACTCGCAGATCCTGACCGGCCTGTCGTCGGTCGGCCTCGTCGGCGGCTCGAACGAGGCAACGCCGCTGCCGGCCCCGCCCGAGGGCGAATTGCCGCGCATCGACGCCAACACCTCGGCGGTGCAGGACCTCGTGCGGACCGCCCGCGAGGTGCTGGGCCGCGTCAACGACATCGCCACGCGCGTCGACGACCTCGTGCGCGCCAACGACACCAAGATCGCCTCGGTGATCGACAATGTGGACAAGTTCACCGCCGCGCTCGGCCAGAATGCCGGCAACATCGACACTTTCCTGAAGGAGACGGGCGGGGCGGCGCAGCGCATCAGCACGCTGGCCGACAATCTCAACAAGGTCGTCGTCTCGCTCGATCCGACCAAGGTCGGCAGCACGGTGGACGACGTGGCGAAATTCTCCGCCCAGCTCGACGGCATGGCGCTGAAGTTCAACTCTATCCTCGACAATGTGGCGGCGATGACCACGAGCGAGGAAGGCAAGGGCATGTTCAACGAGATCACCAGCGCGGCGGCGGAGATCCGCAAGCTGGCGGTCAATCTCGACACCCGCACCGCCGAACTTTCCGTCAACCTGAACAAGTTCACCGGGCCCGGCCTGCGGCAATACGAGGCGCTGGCGGTCGACGGCCGGCGCACGCTTGGCGAGATCGAGCGCGTTTTCCGTAATTTCGAGCGTAATCCCCGCCAGTTCATCTTTGGCGGGTCGAACGTTCCCAACTACACTGGGCGCTAG
- a CDS encoding exopolysaccharide biosynthesis protein translates to MDHRSPRTSELLSAIVTAHSAERIGVGEIVHALRNRAFGLSILLLGLPNCLPMPPGLPVICGVLLCLVGAQMLMGRDELWLPRWLANRTVSRALIEKIINGSLKWIRRFEGYSRPRLPYFSSPSARFVLGGMVLVLGLLLLLPIPIFGNLPPGIAVVILGLGLVERDGVFIFAGVVATLLSVGVMGFLSWMLFQGAVAYI, encoded by the coding sequence GTGGATCACCGCTCGCCCCGCACATCGGAACTGCTCTCCGCCATCGTCACCGCCCATTCGGCGGAGCGTATCGGCGTGGGCGAAATCGTGCACGCGCTGCGCAACCGCGCCTTCGGCCTGTCGATCCTGCTGCTCGGCCTGCCGAACTGCCTGCCGATGCCGCCGGGCCTGCCGGTGATCTGCGGCGTATTGCTCTGCCTCGTCGGCGCACAGATGCTGATGGGCCGCGACGAATTGTGGCTGCCGCGCTGGCTCGCCAACCGCACCGTCTCGCGCGCGCTGATCGAGAAGATCATCAACGGCTCCCTGAAATGGATCCGCCGCTTCGAGGGCTATTCGCGCCCGCGGCTGCCCTATTTCTCGTCGCCCTCGGCGCGCTTCGTGCTGGGCGGCATGGTGCTGGTGCTCGGGCTGCTGCTGCTGCTGCCGATCCCGATCTTCGGCAACCTGCCGCCGGGCATCGCGGTGGTGATCCTCGGCCTCGGCCTCGTCGAGCGCGACGGCGTGTTCATCTTCGCCGGCGTGGTCGCCACGCTGCTGAGCGTCGGCGTGATGGGCTTCCTGAGCTGGATGCTGTTCCAGGGCGCGGTCGCCTATATCTGA
- the groL gene encoding chaperonin GroEL (60 kDa chaperone family; promotes refolding of misfolded polypeptides especially under stressful conditions; forms two stacked rings of heptamers to form a barrel-shaped 14mer; ends can be capped by GroES; misfolded proteins enter the barrel where they are refolded when GroES binds): MSAKEVKFSTDARDKMLRGVDILANAVKVTLGPKGRNVVIEKSFGAPRITKDGVTVAKEIELEDKFENMGAQMVREVASKTNDLAGDGTTTATVLAQAIVKEGAKSVAAGINPMDLKRGIDLAVEAIVADIKKNAKKVTSNDEIAQVGTISANGDAEIGKFLAEAMQRVGNEGVITIEEAKTAETELDVVEGMQFDRGYLSPYFITNAEKMRVEFEDPYILIHEKKLSGLQELLPVLEAVVQTSKPLLIIAEDIEGEALATLVVNKLRGGLKVAAVKAPGFGDRRKAMLQDIAILTGGTAISDDLGIKLDSVTLGMLGRAKKVVIEKENTTIVDGVGSKKDIEARISQIKAQIEETTSDYDREKLQERLAKLAGGVAVIRVGGATEVEVKEKKDRVDDALHATRAAVEEGILPGGGVALLRSIKALDGIKTANADQKTGVDIVRRAVQAPARQIAANAGEDGSLIVGKILEQDSYSFGFNAQSGEYVDMFKAGVIDPAKVLRSSLQNAASVASLLITTEAMIAELPKKASAAPAMPGGGGMGGMDF, from the coding sequence ATGTCTGCCAAGGAAGTTAAGTTTTCGACGGACGCGCGCGACAAGATGCTGCGCGGCGTCGACATTCTCGCCAATGCGGTGAAGGTCACGCTCGGTCCCAAGGGCCGCAACGTCGTCATCGAGAAGAGCTTCGGCGCCCCGCGCATCACCAAGGACGGCGTCACCGTCGCCAAGGAGATCGAGCTCGAGGACAAGTTTGAGAACATGGGCGCCCAGATGGTGCGCGAAGTGGCCTCGAAGACCAACGACCTCGCCGGCGACGGCACCACCACCGCCACCGTGCTCGCCCAGGCCATCGTGAAGGAAGGCGCCAAGTCGGTCGCCGCCGGCATCAACCCGATGGACCTCAAGCGCGGCATCGACCTCGCGGTCGAGGCCATCGTCGCCGACATCAAGAAGAACGCCAAGAAGGTCACCTCCAACGACGAGATCGCCCAGGTCGGCACCATCTCCGCCAATGGCGACGCCGAGATCGGCAAGTTCCTCGCCGAGGCGATGCAGCGCGTCGGCAATGAGGGCGTGATCACCATCGAGGAAGCCAAGACCGCCGAGACCGAGCTGGACGTGGTCGAGGGCATGCAGTTCGATCGTGGCTACCTCTCCCCCTACTTCATCACCAATGCCGAGAAGATGCGGGTCGAGTTCGAGGACCCCTATATCCTCATCCACGAGAAGAAGCTCTCGGGCCTGCAGGAACTGCTCCCGGTGCTCGAGGCGGTGGTGCAGACCTCCAAGCCGCTGCTGATCATCGCCGAGGACATCGAGGGCGAGGCTCTGGCCACCCTCGTCGTCAACAAGCTGCGCGGCGGCCTCAAGGTCGCGGCAGTGAAGGCCCCCGGCTTCGGCGACCGCCGCAAGGCCATGCTGCAGGACATCGCGATCCTCACCGGCGGCACCGCCATCTCCGACGATCTCGGCATCAAGCTCGACTCGGTGACGCTGGGCATGCTCGGCCGCGCCAAGAAGGTCGTCATCGAGAAGGAGAACACCACCATCGTTGATGGCGTGGGCTCCAAGAAGGACATCGAGGCCCGCATCTCCCAGATCAAGGCGCAGATCGAGGAGACCACCTCGGACTACGACCGCGAGAAGCTGCAGGAGCGTCTGGCCAAGCTGGCCGGCGGCGTCGCGGTGATCCGCGTCGGCGGCGCGACGGAAGTCGAGGTCAAGGAGAAGAAGGACCGCGTCGACGACGCGCTGCACGCCACCCGCGCGGCGGTCGAGGAAGGCATCCTGCCGGGTGGCGGCGTCGCCCTGCTGCGCTCCATCAAGGCGCTCGACGGCATCAAGACCGCCAATGCCGACCAGAAGACCGGCGTCGACATCGTGCGCCGCGCCGTTCAGGCCCCGGCCCGTCAGATCGCCGCCAATGCGGGCGAGGACGGTTCGCTCATCGTCGGCAAGATCCTTGAGCAGGACAGCTATTCGTTCGGCTTCAACGCGCAGTCGGGCGAGTATGTCGACATGTTCAAGGCGGGCGTCATCGACCCGGCCAAGGTTCTGCGCTCCTCGCTGCAGAACGCGGCCTCGGTCGCCTCGCTGCTGATCACCACCGAGGCGATGATCGCCGAGCTGCCGAAGAAGGCCTCTGCCGCCCCGGCAATGCCGGGCGGCGGCGGCATGGGCGGCATGGACTTCTGA
- a CDS encoding usg protein, translating into MAGHEASSSEATAGGQVSEDFRRQLSGYGLTTAQILYRLPDHPAILQSYLWQCYDLCPHFPELNRFLDFWKRELEGPLHSVQVAHARLIRPAELRAVGGLYMLN; encoded by the coding sequence ATGGCAGGCCATGAGGCATCGTCGAGCGAGGCGACGGCGGGCGGGCAGGTATCGGAGGATTTCCGCCGTCAGCTTTCGGGCTATGGGCTGACAACGGCCCAGATCCTCTACCGGCTGCCGGATCACCCGGCGATCCTGCAGTCCTATCTGTGGCAGTGCTACGATCTGTGCCCGCATTTTCCCGAGCTGAACCGCTTCCTCGATTTCTGGAAGCGCGAGCTGGAAGGGCCGCTGCATTCGGTGCAGGTCGCGCATGCGCGGCTCATCCGGCCGGCGGAACTGCGGGCGGTCGGCGGGCTGTACATGCTCAACTGA
- a CDS encoding peptidase — protein sequence MTYCCGILVRDGLVMIADTRTNAGLDNVSTFRKLHVFEEPGRHVLALSTAGNLSISQAVISTLQEGLENPETGRKDTLSTCTSMFRATQLVGAAVRHVYDLYGAGLKEADIRFDVSFLFGGRVNGGRLRLFMIYAAGNFIECTNDTPFLQIGEHKYGKPVLDRSISYDMDLYDALKSGLISMDSTMRSNLGVGMPIDILVTRRDANESELNYRIEPGEPYFHDLRERWSAALRAAHNSIPRPPYGGSR from the coding sequence ATGACCTATTGCTGTGGTATTTTGGTGCGTGACGGTCTCGTCATGATCGCCGACACCCGTACCAATGCCGGGCTCGACAACGTGTCGACCTTCCGCAAGCTCCATGTCTTCGAGGAGCCCGGCCGCCACGTTCTGGCGCTGTCGACCGCCGGCAATCTCTCCATCTCGCAGGCGGTCATCTCGACGCTGCAGGAGGGGCTGGAGAACCCCGAGACCGGCCGGAAGGACACGCTTTCCACCTGCACCTCGATGTTCCGCGCCACCCAGCTCGTGGGCGCCGCCGTGCGCCACGTCTACGATCTGTACGGTGCCGGGCTCAAGGAGGCGGATATCCGCTTCGACGTCTCCTTCCTGTTCGGCGGGCGGGTCAATGGCGGGCGGCTACGGCTGTTCATGATCTACGCCGCCGGCAACTTCATCGAATGCACCAACGACACGCCCTTCCTGCAGATCGGCGAGCACAAATACGGCAAGCCGGTGCTGGACCGCTCGATCAGCTACGACATGGACCTGTACGACGCGCTGAAGTCGGGCCTCATTTCGATGGATTCGACCATGCGCTCGAATCTCGGCGTCGGCATGCCGATCGACATCCTCGTCACCCGCCGGGACGCCAACGAATCCGAGCTGAACTACCGCATCGAGCCGGGCGAGCCCTATTTCCACGACCTGCGCGAACGCTGGTCGGCCGCCCTGCGCGCGGCGCATAACTCGATCCCGCGCCCGCCCTATGGCGGCTCCCGCTGA
- a CDS encoding ABC transporter ATP-binding protein — MATLDVAPGEPIIRVRDIVVGFGERVVLNGLSLDVMRGEILGFVGASGGGKSVLTRAILGLVHKRSGTVEVFGQNIDTLSYAERRLLERRWGVLFQQGALFSSLTVRQNIQFPMREYLDLSPGLMDELTIAKLEMVGLAPDVAEKAPSELSGGMIKRVALARALALDPEILFLDEPTSGLDPIGAGEFDELIATLQQTLGLTVFMVTHDLDSLHTVCDRIAALGEGKVIAVGPIETMLASKHPWVSAYFHGKRARAAGFASAEAR; from the coding sequence ATGGCGACGCTGGATGTGGCACCCGGCGAGCCGATCATCCGCGTGCGCGACATCGTGGTCGGGTTCGGCGAGCGCGTCGTGCTCAACGGGCTGTCGCTGGACGTGATGCGCGGCGAGATCCTCGGCTTCGTCGGCGCTTCGGGCGGCGGCAAATCGGTGCTCACGCGCGCCATTCTCGGGCTGGTTCACAAGCGCTCGGGCACGGTGGAGGTGTTCGGGCAGAACATCGACACGCTCAGCTACGCGGAGCGCCGGCTGCTGGAGCGGCGCTGGGGCGTGCTGTTCCAGCAGGGCGCCCTGTTCTCCTCGCTGACCGTGCGCCAGAACATCCAGTTCCCGATGCGCGAATATCTCGACCTGTCGCCCGGCCTGATGGACGAGCTGACCATCGCCAAGCTGGAAATGGTGGGGCTGGCGCCCGACGTGGCGGAGAAGGCGCCGTCCGAGCTTTCCGGCGGCATGATCAAGCGCGTGGCGCTGGCGCGGGCGCTGGCGCTCGATCCGGAGATCCTGTTCCTCGACGAGCCGACATCGGGTCTCGACCCGATCGGCGCGGGCGAGTTCGACGAGCTTATCGCCACCTTGCAGCAGACTTTGGGGCTGACCGTATTCATGGTAACCCACGATCTGGACAGCCTTCATACGGTATGCGACCGCATCGCGGCGCTGGGGGAGGGCAAGGTAATCGCAGTCGGGCCGATCGAGACCATGCTGGCGTCGAAACATCCCTGGGTCTCCGCCTATTTCCACGGCAAGCGGGCGCGCGCCGCCGGCTTCGCGAGCGCGGAGGCGCGCTGA
- a CDS encoding ABC transporter permease — MGAAEAPLLATARNGRELVFVGNGSWLAVQGRALEGSVDAALAELAAAPTESARFDLSGVRGFDTLGAVVLDRIIQALEKDGVRFQIVGLERRFRPLLDDIVKGSHENPPRTRHVNAVIGSIQLVGRTTVAMAQDGLALLSFIGTAMSALLRVLVRPHTFRFTSMIYHLERTGLRAVPIVALITFLIGCIIAQQGIFHFRKFGATTYVVDMVGILTLRELGVLIVSIMVAGRSGSAFTAELGSMRMREEVDALRVMGFDPNEVLVLPRLVALIIAVPLLTFIGNMCALSGGGLVAWLYGGISPEIFIARLKEAIALNTFEVGMIKAPFMAAIIGLIACMEGMRVGGSAESLGAHTTAAVVKAIFLVIVVDGLFAMFFAAIDM, encoded by the coding sequence TTGGGAGCCGCTGAAGCGCCGCTTCTGGCCACGGCCCGAAATGGCCGCGAACTCGTGTTCGTGGGCAATGGCAGCTGGCTGGCCGTGCAGGGGCGGGCGCTCGAGGGTAGCGTGGACGCCGCCCTGGCCGAACTCGCTGCCGCTCCTACGGAAAGCGCCCGCTTCGACCTGTCCGGCGTGCGCGGCTTCGACACGCTCGGCGCGGTGGTGCTCGACCGGATCATCCAGGCGCTCGAAAAGGATGGCGTGCGCTTCCAGATCGTCGGGCTGGAGCGCCGGTTCCGCCCGCTGCTCGACGATATCGTCAAGGGCAGCCACGAGAATCCCCCGCGTACGCGGCATGTGAACGCCGTCATCGGCAGCATCCAGCTGGTCGGCCGCACGACGGTCGCGATGGCGCAGGACGGCCTGGCGCTGCTGTCCTTCATCGGCACGGCGATGTCGGCCCTTCTGCGCGTTCTGGTCCGGCCGCACACATTCCGCTTCACCTCGATGATCTATCATCTGGAGCGCACCGGCCTGCGCGCCGTGCCGATCGTCGCGCTGATCACCTTCCTCATCGGCTGCATCATCGCGCAGCAGGGCATCTTCCATTTCCGCAAGTTCGGCGCCACGACCTATGTCGTCGACATGGTGGGCATCCTCACCCTGCGCGAACTCGGCGTGCTGATCGTCTCCATCATGGTCGCCGGCCGCTCGGGCAGCGCCTTCACCGCCGAACTCGGCTCGATGCGGATGCGCGAGGAGGTCGACGCGCTGCGCGTGATGGGCTTCGATCCCAACGAGGTGCTGGTGCTGCCGCGCCTTGTCGCGCTGATCATCGCGGTGCCGCTGCTGACCTTCATCGGCAATATGTGCGCGCTGTCCGGCGGCGGGCTGGTGGCCTGGCTCTATGGCGGCATCTCGCCGGAGATCTTCATCGCCCGGCTGAAGGAGGCCATCGCCCTCAACACTTTCGAGGTCGGCATGATCAAGGCGCCCTTCATGGCCGCCATCATCGGCCTGATCGCCTGCATGGAGGGCATGCGGGTGGGCGGCAGCGCCGAGTCGCTCGGCGCGCACACCACCGCCGCGGTGGTGAAGGCAATCTTCCTGGTGATCGTGGTGGACGGGCTGTTTGCCATGTTCTTCGCCGCGATCGACATGTGA
- a CDS encoding SDR family oxidoreductase, producing the protein MNANRIALVTGAGTGIGKAAAIALSEAGFTVVLTGRRAEPLEAVAALLGGNGHVVTSDVADAASVAALFETVAQRFGRLDVLFNNAGGWSAATPIEDIPLEDWQRVVNVNLTGVFLCTQAAIRLMKAQDPKGGRIINNGSISAHAPRPLTGPYTATKHAVSGLTKQVALEGRAHNIACGQIDIGNADTDMAVKMKTGILQANGQIMVEPTFDPAHAGRAVAYMASLPLDANVLTMTIMATNAPFVGRG; encoded by the coding sequence ATGAACGCCAATCGCATCGCCCTCGTCACCGGCGCCGGAACCGGCATCGGCAAGGCCGCCGCCATCGCGCTGAGCGAGGCCGGCTTCACCGTCGTTCTCACCGGGCGCCGCGCCGAGCCGCTGGAAGCGGTCGCCGCCCTGCTCGGCGGCAACGGCCACGTCGTGACGTCCGATGTCGCCGACGCCGCCTCGGTCGCCGCGCTGTTCGAGACCGTGGCGCAGCGCTTCGGCCGGCTCGACGTGCTGTTCAACAATGCCGGCGGCTGGTCGGCAGCGACGCCGATCGAGGATATCCCGCTCGAGGACTGGCAGCGCGTGGTGAATGTGAACCTGACCGGCGTGTTCCTGTGCACGCAGGCCGCCATCCGGCTGATGAAGGCGCAGGACCCCAAGGGCGGGCGCATCATCAATAACGGCTCGATCTCCGCCCACGCGCCGCGCCCGCTCACCGGCCCCTATACGGCGACCAAGCACGCGGTGAGCGGCCTGACCAAGCAGGTCGCGCTGGAAGGCCGCGCCCATAACATCGCCTGCGGGCAGATCGACATCGGCAATGCCGACACCGACATGGCGGTGAAGATGAAGACCGGCATTCTGCAGGCGAACGGCCAGATCATGGTCGAGCCGACCTTCGACCCCGCCCATGCCGGGCGTGCCGTCGCCTACATGGCGAGCCTGCCGCTCGACGCCAATGTGCTGACCATGACCATCATGGCGACCAACGCGCCCTTCGTCGGGCGCGGCTGA
- the groES gene encoding co-chaperone GroES, with protein MKFRPLHDRVVVKRIEAEEKTAGGIIIPDTAKEKPSQGEVIAAGPGVRDEAGKLVPLDVKAGDKVLFGKWSGTEVKIDGVDYLIMKESDLLGVLEDTASAKKAA; from the coding sequence ATGAAGTTCCGTCCCCTGCATGACCGGGTCGTGGTCAAGCGTATCGAAGCGGAAGAGAAGACCGCGGGCGGCATCATCATTCCCGACACCGCCAAGGAAAAGCCCTCGCAGGGCGAAGTGATCGCGGCGGGTCCGGGTGTCCGCGACGAGGCCGGCAAGCTGGTGCCGCTCGACGTGAAGGCCGGCGACAAGGTGCTGTTCGGCAAGTGGTCGGGCACCGAGGTCAAGATCGACGGCGTCGACTACCTCATCATGAAGGAGTCCGACCTCCTCGGCGTGCTGGAAGACACCGCCTCCGCCAAGAAGGCCGCGTGA